One genomic region from Aliarcobacter cryaerophilus ATCC 43158 encodes:
- the rpsJ gene encoding 30S ribosomal protein S10, whose protein sequence is MEKIRLKLKAYDHRVLDRSVASIVEAVKRTGADLRGPIPLPTKIRRYTVIKGPHVNKDSREQFEIRVHSRIIDIISATADTVDSLMKLDLAPEVDVEVRSMGQE, encoded by the coding sequence ATGGAAAAAATCAGATTAAAGCTAAAAGCTTATGATCATAGAGTTTTAGACAGAAGTGTTGCTTCAATAGTTGAAGCTGTTAAAAGAACTGGTGCTGATTTAAGAGGTCCTATTCCTCTTCCTACAAAAATCAGAAGATATACAGTTATCAAAGGTCCTCACGTAAACAAAGATTCAAGAGAGCAGTTTGAGATTAGAGTTCATTCAAGAATTATAGACATTATTTCAGCAACAGCTGATACAGTTGATTCATTAATGAAACTAGACTTAGCTCCAGAGGTTGATGTTGAAGTAAGATCAATGGGTCAAGAATAA
- the rplC gene encoding 50S ribosomal protein L3, protein MEFIVQKIGMSRTVSVPSTAVTLLKVIDTKVCQVTDGVALVSYSSGKKFNKAIEGQQKKYNLSKEFNRFATITVANSEAGDLDVAGLGEAKIVKTTFRTKGRGFTGVVKRWNFAGGRGSHGHRMGRRTGSIGNCEFPGRVQPGKKMPGQYGNTNVSVKNEVLSFDAEAGVLVLKGSVSGPNGSLGKVKVAK, encoded by the coding sequence ATGGAATTTATAGTTCAAAAAATCGGTATGAGTAGAACAGTATCTGTTCCTAGTACAGCGGTTACACTTTTAAAAGTTATTGATACAAAAGTATGTCAAGTAACTGATGGTGTAGCACTAGTTTCTTATAGCAGCGGTAAAAAATTTAACAAAGCTATTGAGGGACAACAAAAAAAATATAACCTATCTAAAGAGTTTAACAGATTTGCAACAATTACTGTAGCAAATAGTGAAGCTGGAGATTTAGATGTTGCTGGTTTAGGTGAAGCAAAAATCGTTAAAACAACTTTTAGAACAAAAGGTAGAGGTTTTACTGGTGTTGTAAAAAGATGGAATTTTGCTGGTGGAAGAGGTTCTCACGGACATAGAATGGGTAGAAGAACAGGTTCAATTGGTAACTGTGAGTTCCCAGGAAGAGTTCAACCAGGTAAGAAAATGCCAGGACAATACGGAAATACAAATGTATCTGTAAAAAATGAAGTTTTATCATTTGATGCGGAAGCTGGAGTTTTAGTTCTTAAAGGTTCAGTATCTGGTCCAAATGGTTCATTAGGAAAAGTAAAGGTTGCTAAATGA
- the rplD gene encoding 50S ribosomal protein L4 codes for MSKAIVLNTKFENSGEVVLPANYEEINKHNLYLYVKSYLSSLRSNTAAAKTRAQVSGGGKKPKAQKGSGAARWGSKRSPLFVGGGVTFGPTKRNYEQKVNKKQKALALKYALNAQASNGSLFAVDSVKLESGKTKDAVAVLSKLNKRDTLIVVDTIDEKTYLAFRNIKNCYMIEKQEVNAYLIAVYHSVLIEKSVLEALTKEA; via the coding sequence ATGAGTAAAGCAATAGTATTAAATACAAAATTTGAAAATAGTGGTGAAGTAGTTTTACCTGCTAATTATGAAGAGATAAATAAACACAATTTATACTTATATGTAAAATCGTATTTATCATCTTTAAGATCTAATACAGCAGCTGCAAAAACTAGAGCACAAGTAAGTGGTGGTGGTAAAAAACCTAAAGCACAAAAAGGTAGTGGAGCAGCAAGATGGGGATCTAAAAGATCACCTTTATTTGTTGGCGGTGGAGTTACTTTTGGTCCTACAAAAAGAAACTACGAGCAAAAAGTAAACAAAAAACAAAAAGCTTTAGCACTTAAATATGCTTTAAATGCACAAGCTAGTAATGGTTCACTTTTTGCTGTTGATTCAGTTAAATTAGAATCAGGTAAAACTAAAGATGCGGTTGCAGTTTTAAGTAAATTAAACAAAAGAGATACATTAATTGTAGTTGATACAATTGATGAAAAAACTTATTTAGCGTTTAGAAATATTAAAAACTGTTATATGATTGAAAAGCAAGAAGTAAATGCATACTTAATTGCTGTATATCACTCTGTACTAATTGAAAAATCAGTACTAGAAGCATTAACAAAAGAGGCTTAA
- a CDS encoding 50S ribosomal protein L23 yields MADITDIKSILYTEKTIELQENGVIVVQTSPRMTKTGLKEVFKEYFGVVPTKINSLRQEGKVKRFKGKLGKRVDFKKFYVTLPEGAAIANLSA; encoded by the coding sequence ATGGCAGATATAACAGATATTAAATCAATTTTATATACAGAAAAAACAATCGAGCTTCAAGAAAATGGTGTAATCGTTGTTCAAACTAGTCCTAGAATGACTAAAACGGGTTTAAAAGAGGTTTTCAAAGAGTATTTTGGCGTTGTTCCAACAAAAATTAACTCTTTAAGACAAGAAGGAAAAGTTAAAAGATTTAAAGGAAAACTTGGAAAAAGAGTTGACTTCAAAAAATTCTATGTAACATTACCAGAAGGCGCAGCAATTGCGAACCTTTCAGCATAA